The genomic stretch gcttatatattatttttaaataaatatacgacgacaaatttaaataaactctgcttgaaatatgtaaatatggcTTAAAATCGATTTAAGCTTTTTCAGAAATATGTAGAGCTCTTTTAACCCTACCTTActaatcaaaatattcttttcatgAATCTAACAATGTTACACGATGTTTCTCTAGATGTGTGTTTGGAGTTGTTCTTTGTTtgcttaaataaatttatgctatttttagaatcaaatatattcAGCGAACAAGgaatatgaaaaagatattaaaaattttcaatgtcGTACGACATTATCattcaaaaatatagtaaaaaaagaattataatagAACTAATCATGCAATACAgacaaatgtataaatattttttattgcgtAAAAATCTACTGCCGcatttttaatcttatttaTAATACGAGGGATTGACTTAAAGTGTTGCCAATGGCATACGAATATAACTTCTACTGTCTAAGAAACTACATATTTATGGAAAGATTttctcgaaagaaaattttccacGGGAAAAGAATCGATTTGTAATTGGCAGAACAATAAATTTGACGTTTAAGTACATATAGTCgaaatataatgaaatctGTCATTATTTACGTTTGTAACATTCAAGTTCGTTTTtaagttatttataaaatattattttcatctagGAATAGTGATTAATATTGGAGCACATATTTAACGGATATTGCTAAATGATTGTAATTCTTCGCACGTCGTGCTAACGAGATACGGTCCTAAACAAATTGTAATGTAAGACTTTTAATATCGGTCGATGAGAGCAACTAATGACAACTATTCGAACATTTCCTTATAAAAGATTTAGTTTTCATTCGTCTACGTTAGCTCTGCATAGACGGACCAGCaccattttgtaatttatgatCTTTTGATTTGGCACTCTCGTATCTCGTGCCTTTACGCTTAAATGTTCCTGAGCAACGAGTCGTTCATCACCTTCCTGTAGAGGCATTCAGAGGCACCTTTTTTCCCACCAAGTCgaaaagaagatgaaacgaATATTGAAGTTTCCACTACGATTATGTTAGATAGTATGTAGGTATCGAATATCgcttgcattttattttctactccATAATAAATGAACTTTCTTCGACAACAAACTATACCAATTCTAATTAGTTCGTATCCAACTTAAGCAATAATTCTCGATGGTTGtgatttgataaaatttagttGTTCAAGTACCTACACATATCCGACGCAGGCGTGATAACACATCTTTTCGTTTCATCTTGTTCACATCACTCTcgattatttacaaattttgtagTACAAAATAATCTTTACGAATTTAACGAGTTAACACCACCGTTGGGAATCAGAACCCTCTTATTTATCTCTTATCTACGTTCCTCTCTTAATTCATtggtatacatacatatttgcTCTTTCACGAAAATagactcttttttttttcaagaattCGCGATAGTATTCAGAGTCGCTCTGATACGTGACAGGAATTGGAAGTAACAGAAAGCACGAATCCTTTGGACAAaagggagaagaagaaaacgatgcGGGCGTGGGGATAGAGGAGGAAAGAGGGGAAGTATTTGTTGGACAAGTCGAATAAGGCACTATCTAACCAGGTAACGGAGCTTCCTCGTAGAAATCTGGCTCGTCCTCGGTACTCTCGTGTTCCGATCCTTTGCTGTCGAGTGCCCTTAGCTCTGCGGCGGTAAAAAAATGCCTCATCTGAGCTCGTAGAGGTATCATGAGAATCAGGAAGAACGGAAGCGCCAAGGCCGCTCTGGTACTTTTCACGATCCACAGTATAGCCAGGCACAGAATTTGTACGAGGGTGAAGATGTGCATCTTGTACGTTTGTACGCGCCGAACGTAATTAGCCGTGCCATGGTGTTTCACAGGCatgaaaaacaatttcacaCGATCGAACAGTTGAACACCGTTCGTCGAGGAGATACCCATGTAGAGAAACACCCCCAGAAGGACGGACATTGGTACGCGTCGTAGAAGCGGCGCCATCAACACGCTTATGCCGATCAACACGGCGACTAATAGGGCGCTCACTCGTTGCTCCTTCACTTCGACGATGTGCGGTTTATCTCCGGGAGCGTGAGTGCGAGACATAACCGTCACCGCTGAGACGTGTGTCAGCGATCGAACCGAGGCAGCGCAACACCACGGGGCGCCCATTAAACCACAGCCGACGTTCATTAAGCACACTACCACTATATCCATGTGGTACCCGTTACCTTTCCGTAATTTACGTTCTTTCTTATCGATGATGAGtctataaaagaagaaacaagagGGAATATTTAATAAGGTAAGGGGTTTATAACGGATTTGTTGATAGAAGACGAAGAGGAGGGAATATGCTACTTACTCGGAGATTTGAGTCTCCATGAAAACAAGAATATAGACCAGCAATGCCGGCACGATGCAAGCCATGGCCATCCATAGAGGAATAGGTTTATGTATGCCAGCTGGTGACACGATCCAATCCCTATTGGGCATAGTTGGTGTTAAACCCTCCGGAACCAGTAGCTTCTCCGTCTTCACTTTGGCCAGATAATCGATCAACGCGAATACGACAATACTGATGGGCACGCCGAAGTCACCGAAAGCTCTTCTAGCACTTCGTCCGAGATAATGACTGTTGCGGAAGATACGCAGGTAATAAGCACCGAGGAAAGTACCGAGACACAAAATAGTGCACATCAAGGCTGTGTTTGGTTGGTTCATTAACAAGCCAGCGGCGTTATGCGATGGTATCAGAGTTTGAGGTTTGTCCGATAAAATGCTAATTATTTCGCCGGTCTTTGGAGAAACGACCTTGATCTCTGTTACGTTCAACTCTTCGTAAAACGTTTCGTTCGTCTCGGGGATGAAGCTGTACTCGTCTAGCAGCGGATTCTTCACgaaataattgtacaatttgataaacgtttcaacgatataaaGAATAGAGATTAAGCCCGTGAAGATCTCTTCGGTGAAGCGAGTGAAGAGTCTGACCAGCACGGATCCCTCCACGCAGGCAATCGCCAAGGCTATGATGCCCATCCATGCACCGACGTAGACTCTCACGGTCAAAAATTCTAGCCCGTTTGCTAGACAGAAATTGTACAAGCTTTCGTCGAAGAGCAACAAGGGGCCGGTCGTGCCGATGATGACCAATGGCTGGGTGGAGAACAGAGCCATCACCACCCCGGTCCACGAGCCAGAGATCAATGTCTCGGAGATGCCAATAACGTTGTGTGTCTTGTCGCTCATCAAGCCACCGAACGTGATGGCCGTGCAGAGGGCTGCAAAGTACATGAAGATAGCCGCTGCGAGGCAAGACGAACTCAAGCCATCGGTGAAATCAGACAGATAGTAAGGATAGCGTCTCTTGATGTCGTTGATGAGGCAACCGAACGGACGTCTGGTTCTTCGAAGCGGATCGTCGTCGTCAGGAggtttcttctcttcttcgccGGCAAGAAGAGCTGTGCAAACAAGACGCAGATAAATCACGCGTGCTTATTCTTTTTCGCTGAATCTCGTTGGTCGGACGTTAAAGTCGTCTTACCTTTCTTCACAGCCATCTCGTTCTGAATCTGTTTGGTCTTGTCCTCGAGCGCTTTGGCCTTCCGCTTCCTGATGGCTTCGCTCTTCGCCTTCAGCTCGTTAAAAGGTAACAACGCCTGTCTCTCCCAGTCTCCAGGAGGCAGAACGATCGAATCGTCTAGGAATTCATTGATCGCGGACAGAAGCTCGCGTCTCTCGTTTGCTTTGTACGCGACTTTATGGAACGACGTATTGGCCATCAGCGTGGCGATCGATCTACCGATTTCGTGATAATCTAGGTCAGCGTTCCTCGGCCCCAGCAACGTGAACATGAATCTTACTGGTATCGTGACTTCCGTGATCGATGGAATGAACACACCCTCGGCGAGCCTGACGAACGCGATCGTCGGTTGGTCCAGAAAGTCGACCGCGCCGACCAGCACGACCGTCGCCTCGGCGCCAGCCGGGATCCTCTTCAAGATGTAGTCATTGTGACTCTTTTTCAAGTCCTCGTTGCTGCTCGTGTACGTCAGCTCCTCCTTCATATCGACCACCGTGTGGTTGCTGTCCAAGGCCAAGTTCGACGATACGATCTTTGGTTTCGTGTCGTTCAGGTTCTACATGGAACAGGAATACAAGTTACAATCGTTCGAACAACGTGCCGGCCACTTGCAGTGTATGCATACGATGCGTTTGGACCAGGCAGAGGTTTTCAAAAAAAGGATTTCCGTCCCTAATCGGACAAGCGAGAGAGAATTTTCCTCGCGCAGAGGCGGATGACGTGTTCTATGCGATCGTCCTTTCCTTTTCCAATTAACAAAACGATCTGTCGGATCGCGTACCGAGTTCCATTCCCTCCGCCTCTGTTTTAAGCTCGAGGAAAAATCGCAGACACCCTGACAGACAATCCGAGATACATACCGTAGGATAAAATGCTACTTAAAGTTCAAGAGGTATGTATTATACTAAGCGAGAATCCGTacagaaacgaacaaaatcGTAAAAGGGTCCATTAAACAGTTCTACGTAATGCAATAACGACACAAAGGAAACACATACCGAACGAAGAAggcaagaattaaaaaaaaaaaaaaaacaaaaaataaagagaagattactaaaaaggaagaaaacagAATAAAGAGAAACAGCATCGATCTGAAAAGTGAAATGCCAATGAATGAAAGTGCAATCGGTACGTAACGACCAAGCGTACGATGGTTACACCGTCCTGGCTCTGTGTGTGTCAACAGTGTATCCACGTTTGGTATTCGAAATACCAAAAGAAGGATATTGAGAAAGCTCGTTGTGAACGACGAACGTaagtgtaaaaaaaaaaaaaaaaagaaaagaaaagaaagaattgcAAGCCAATGGAGGGACGACATATATACCCATGGACTTACAGGTGTTGCGCTAAATACAAATCGTACGGAATAAGGTAGAGTTCTACGAGTTAAACGGCGAGATGCCATTCTCCTACAACATCCTCCCTAAAACTAATTGGCGTTACTGTTTATACGCGTAAACAATACGAAACGCTATTTACGAGCCGCGATCGATACTCTGCCATCTATGAAAATGGACATTGACACGATTTCTCCCGCGTAATGTACATGTGCATCCGCGTGTGAGACGTTTTCTCGATGCACATGATCAGACGGGAGAAGATAGGGAAGCGACGAGAAAAAATTGGGAAGACACACTCATTTCCCCTGTAAGTTCATGCCGAAAGATGTTAATGCGTAAATATCGGTACGTAGAATATAAAGtatagtatatgtatgtatatatatatataaatatatatatatatattatatatatgatcGATGGTGGGCAAGCCGTAAACTAGCGATAAAGGTTGAAAATTCTGCGTTTGTAAGTCGGGAAACGAGAGATTTACATGTTGGGTTACATGGTTCTCAGAGGCTTCCCGTTCAGCGTCCTCTTCCTCCAGACAGACGGACTGTGGAAACAACATTAGGGCACACGGTCAGTCAGGCCTGCCGCTTCTACGAATTTCTATTGATTATTTCTCACGATATAAAGTTTCTTTAGCAacgttcaattatttatatagcgGAAACTTTAGTAATATCACAGTTTAAAGTTCATCGAGCGAGCACGTTAATATTGCAGCTAGAAGCGATCTATTGACTTTGAAACGTTAGAACACGCGTTCGTGCGATAACGTTGCGACtagtttcttctctttttcctaaTTGCTACGTTCGTTCGGGTCTCGATCACGGAACGAAACGAACATCGAGAACCGTACACGATATTCGATACTAGAGACACGTCGCAAGGTTTTTGTTACGTATCGTTTAAGAGCATCGTACCGTGCTCGAGCAGCTCGCACgagtataacgtaaaaaggaGGTTCTGGTGACAGGAACAATTACCTGTAGACTGGTGTAGCTGGAATAGTTGCGCTTGCCGCCAAATCGGAAGCCACGATCATGATCGTGAACGTGCCTGTGCCTGAGAAGCAGAGCTCTCATCACTACCGGCCTATCCTCCGCTAGAATCAGCTCCTCGATTACCATTTGCTCGACTACCCTATACGCCAGACCGGGGAGATCCTTCTCTTCGAGATCCAGAAGGACCACGCCGGTCTCCAGGCATCTACGAAGATTCAGCAGAGAGTGGAAGCTCAAAGAGGCTACGTGGGGCCTGCCCCATCTGTCCGCGCCTTCCTCGACGTCTTCCTCGTATTTGATCCACCGAGCTGTTTCTCTCCATTCTCTTTCCTCGCCCATTCCGTATAGTTCGTCCAGCTGAACGAACACCTCGTGAGGCGAATGGTCGTACATCTTCTTGAAAGTATCGTGAGGTATGCCGCCTTCCTTTTTGCGGCCAATCTGTACCGTCGAATGGGCAGCCTTGTGCCGCCTCATTCCCCGTGGATCGTCGCTTCTGTGCGACTCCAGGTCGTCGATATCCAATTCCTGCAGGGTACTCGCCTCTTCCGGTTGCACGCTCACTCTCCTGGTGAACACGCCCGAGCCATCCGGGAGGCCGGCTCCCGATCGCTTCCTCCATTGCGGGTCCTCTTGGAGCGAGTACTTGCGCGACTTGTGATGATGTCTTCTGTAACGTACAATTCAACCAATTTGTTACGTTCTGCCACCACCATCGATGACGACTGCGTCGCATGTGCGCTGCTGTTATATCGCGATCGTCGGTCAGGGTTAGAGCAAATGTGATTTATGTTTCGTCAAGAGACAAGCGCAGCTACGAATAACGTCTATTTCGTTAACTCGAAGTACGCGTGCCAGAACTGTTTTCGTGCTTTGTGCTGGCAGTTGGTCTATCTCGTCATCGGCACAAATCAAGAGCAAGCGTTAGTTGCGGGACAAGTATTCATCACCTGATATTTAAAGAGTGGGTGCGTGATTGTGACACGTGTAAACTGCGTTTCTGCAGAGTATTCGAAACGCTGCGAATCTTTAATAGCGCtgcactatatatatatagtgcgTATATATTGATGAAATCAGACTAGAAAATCGATGAGATGTGCCGAAGCGTTCGCACGCACGTCTATCGTATGTTAACGGAAACTCAAACAAgtactttttcatttgttcCACACGACCGATGTGCAGGGTGTAGCGGTCCGGACGATAATCGAAATCCAAGGACATGgcggaagaaagaagaaatcgttACATACGTAGCACTACGGTCACCGTGACACGAAGACGCGATCGGATTAATTAGAACAGCACGAAGACAGTGGCCTCAAGCAACAGACTGTTGTTGGGCGCTCGCAAAGTCTGCGTGAAACTCTGGCCGAAGGCCATGGCATTAGACAATAATTGCAAATTGGTTCGCGATTCCTTCCGCTAAATATTATGTCATACAACCGTCTAACGCTGAAAGCGCGCCGAAATGTCCCCACCCTCGCTCGTTTCGCGttgttctctctttctcggtACATTAATCAAAGAATCGAATATCCGCTCCTACCAATAGCATTCAACGTCCGGGTTTTTCTCTCGATTTGAAAGACACGTGCGGTACAACATAGTTGGCGAATATATGCAGCAATTTGCACGCGCCTAGATAACTACGCAACTGTGCCGAAGAATACAGAAATAGGACGGTATGGACGGCGTTTGTTTGGTCGTTGACATCGACTACATGACACATATCGTCGTTATTAACCGAGCAATCCGAGCTTACAAATGCGATATGAAAATCGTCGCGTTTGCGTTCCGACTAATTTCTTTGGCGGTAACGCGGGACAATCGCGTTTGATGCTTTCGTGTACGTAATTGCTGAAATACTATGTACACGACGACGTTGAACCGGCTTTCGTGCCTTATGAAAATTAGCCAAGAACGTTCGGATCGGTTGTTACGAGCAAATTATCGTCAATTCCTCCGACGTTTTAACGGATGATCTCTGTCGATTTTTCTCTGTTCGTCTTTCCACAAAATCCagcctttttattttccatcaaCCTCTTTTACCTGTGTTACAATTCCGAcgttacaaattcatccataTTCCACGATTACGACTTACTTGTGCTCGTGTTTTTGATGCCTCCGACACTTGCGATCTTCGTCGTGGTTCACAGCTACACCGACGCTCGGTATCTCGTCCCTTTTGAAGGTAGGCACCTCCTCTTCTTTGATTTTTTCGAATTGTACTCGCGGACTGCCTATGGTGGGACTGTCACTGATACCGGAAGCAGCCCTCTCCGAGATCGGCGCCTCGCTCTCGCTGCTCGCTACGTTCTCCGTTTCTTCGGTCGTCTCTTCATCCACGTTGTGCACGCTCGACGAGTACAATCCGTTGTCCATCGTATCCGTTTCTTGTCCACCGCCATTTCCTGTCAACACCTGGCCGTTCTCTTCTTCTGGGCCAACTTCCGTCGTGGATCCTTCGCTGTAGACACGAAACACGCGCCATTTCCTTCACTATTTTACTTGGCCATTTAATTGCTATTTTAACTCAAAGTGAACTGAGAGTTTAACTTAAGTGAAATCGCGAAGCTCGCAATACGATTCGTACGTAAACGTAAGACGCCGTCGTTGTCAACGAGGCATTTCGATTTCTCTTATCGGAGGATGACTTACGGTGAAAGGTGTCGTCGCATAGACCTGGAATGAAGGCTTTTCAAGGGCATGTGCGGATGGGGATAGCTTCTTTTCCGATGCTCTGCAATAAAACCATCGAACGAATACGCTTTTACGCGAGCAAAGGTGTTGGTAGTTTGGTTAAGCGATTGCCCTAACATCCCACTGTCGCGTAATCCCcgtaaaatatacgtacaacATCTTTGATTTACGACACACGTACGAATTAATCGGGAAATAAAATAGGAATAAAAAGACGCAAGAATCTCGtggcaatattatataaaagtataaataatgttGCGGTATAGCAGTATTGTTTTAACCTTGGACCGcgagaaaaattgatttacgtAACTGTTTTCTGTGTGCCGGAATCGGAAACGATGAATTATTGCCATCGCGAGTTACGTGCAAAAGCTACAAAAGCTGCGTACGTTTCGCTGGTGAAATCGTGGCAGCGTAAagtattggcttggcaactaagtgattgcggactttgtcattaggtggtattgacaaaatccgcaatcacttagttgccaagccaataaaCGGAATTTCGATACGAACGAAGGTTTCACAGGATATGGGATCACGTACGGTTGAAGTCGCGATCTCCATATCGCGACGATGGTCCTCGTTCTCGATCTCGATCGGATCCAGCCGATTCGGAGGGTGAACCGAGCAGGGCTACGTCGAACTTCTCTCCGGTGTCCATCGCGAAGACCTTCTCCATTTCCTCGTCGAGCTCCGGTCCCGTTTCCGCGCCATGGCCGTCGACCTGatacaaaaacaacaacaatattatttcaaatccAGCTGTTTCTAATAAATCGTCTCTTTGCCGTTTCGCCGTAGCCGAGAAAACACGACCGAGTTGACGAGTTCGTTTCTATCCGATTCAACGTCGAACGTGATTTCCATTTGAACAGGTAGACGTTCGCATTTCGTCAAATTCTTATCAACTTGCTGCCGATCaactttctttttaacgaGTTCGCTACGTTCAACGAACGACCAGCCCATCGTTGGTTTCGTTACAGGTAGTTGCATAACATCGATCTATTCGGAAGGTGAGAGCTCAACACCTTGCAGTAACGACGCTTACTCTCAACGAGCTAATATCGTGACAGCTTTGCAACGTTTTTCTCCGTTAAACGTCGTTACAACGTGTACGTACGAGGAAAGAAAGGGTCGATCGAAAGGGACGGAGATCGGTACGTTGGACGGATCCAGCCGGCAAAACGATTCCGAGTTTGCAAAAGGGAAACAACAGAGAAAGAGACTGTGGTGTGTAGGAACGAGGTGAGAAAACGATCGATCAAGTTGAAAAACCGGTTTCAGGCGGAACCGTGAAAactttgtttgaaatttttcgagCGAACGCTTCGATAAACGATGCACTCGAGTTCATCCCTCGTCACCGCCGTTACGAAATCGTTTTGTGTCAAAGACCCTGTGGCGCGAGGAAAATTTTGATCGTTTCCCATCAAAGCCATCGAACCTACGCGCGTCTAAGAAAAGAACCACGTTGACGATCGGATCGGTCCAACCTAATGTCATCGATCTCCTGTCTCGAAACAGGAATCACCCTTTTACTTTCGATGCAAATTccttaaaatgaaaaaaaaaaaaaagaaaaaaagaaagaaaagactCGGTTGTTTCTCGCGCGATTCTTCCAAAGGCAACACAGCGTCACATTGTTGGAAAATGTTACTCGCGATTACGAAAAGTTTATTCCCGATTACCAGTGAGATACGAAGGAAACTGGCTGGCTGGCGACTCGCGTACCAAGCGATTTACTTTCAGGACGAAACCGAGATATTTGAATGGCAGAGCGGAATTCCCTTTCACTGGTGCACTTGGTTTCCACTCTTCCTCGTCTTCCTTTCGTTTGCTTTATGCTCGAACCCTTTTACGATAATGGGAATTAGAGTGCGAGGAATTAAAGCGGGGAAACGGCGGAATAGCTATTAACGgagaaacgtgaaattaattcCGCCAGCGAGGCAGCGCTCAGCTGTCGTTAACGACCGCCAACATCGGCTAACGTATGGCGAAGAGCCGCAGCTGGCAACGACGTTCGATTCAATGCACGCGTTTCGTGCACTGCGTAAATCACGAAAGCGAAACGGTTGTTTCTGCCGAGGATGCTGCACCGTTTCTGTCCCAGCTTCTGCCCGGGTCTTGCTACGCTCGAATTATGTCGGATTATCTCCGATTATCCGATAATCCAGTAACGCAacataagaaaagaaactcGCCACTCGAGATCACTAAAACATGGTCGGTGGCGGTTGATCGAGTCGTTGCAACACTCGGAACTATGTTCGTTAGAGGACAATTTGCAAGCAGCCCAACTGGTCGAGACACGTCACAGAACAGCTCGATCCGACGATTGCTACATGCTGCAACGACGTTTGGCCAAGCATTGGCATCGGGTGGCTGGACGAGGAAAAAAGGTATCGGGCGAACGAGTGCACTTACGACGCGTCAATCTCGAGTTCTAACGAACACGTCTGAAAGGAGGGAACGCCGCGATCGAAAAGGCAAACGATTTCACCGACGAGATCTGGTGTACGCCAAGTGTTGGGGATCAGGTGCACCGGTTGGCTCGCGTCCACACGCAGACACTGGCACGACCGTGCCACAGATATCACCTGATGGCTGGTCCGCAGGGAGCGGCGTAACCAACGGAGAACTTTGCCCGATGCCCGTTGAAGGAACGACTTCCCGGAGGAATTAGCGGCGGCCTCGGGC from Bombus pascuorum chromosome 2, iyBomPasc1.1, whole genome shotgun sequence encodes the following:
- the LOC132916699 gene encoding band 3 anion transport protein isoform X4 yields the protein MEKVFAMDTGEKFDVALLGSPSESAGSDRDRERGPSSRYGDRDFNQHRKRSYPHPHMPLKSLHSRSMRRHLSPEGSTTEVGPEEENGQVLTGNGGGQETDTMDNGLYSSSVHNVDEETTEETENVASSESEAPISERAASGISDSPTIGSPRVQFEKIKEEEVPTFKRDEIPSVGVAVNHDEDRKCRRHQKHEHKRHHHKSRKYSLQEDPQWRKRSGAGLPDGSGVFTRRVSVQPEEASTLQELDIDDLESHRSDDPRGMRRHKAAHSTVQIGRKKEGGIPHDTFKKMYDHSPHEVFVQLDELYGMGEEREWRETARWIKYEEDVEEGADRWGRPHVASLSFHSLLNLRRCLETGVVLLDLEEKDLPGLAYRVVEQMVIEELILAEDRPVVMRALLLRHRHVHDHDRGFRFGGKRNYSSYTSLQSVCLEEEDAEREASENHVTQHNLNDTKPKIVSSNLALDSNHTVVDMKEELTYTSSNEDLKKSHNDYILKRIPAGAEATVVLVGAVDFLDQPTIAFVRLAEGVFIPSITEVTIPVRFMFTLLGPRNADLDYHEIGRSIATLMANTSFHKVAYKANERRELLSAINEFLDDSIVLPPGDWERQALLPFNELKAKSEAIRKRKAKALEDKTKQIQNEMAVKKALLAGEEEKKPPDDDDPLRRTRRPFGCLINDIKRRYPYYLSDFTDGLSSSCLAAAIFMYFAALCTAITFGGLMSDKTHNVIGISETLISGSWTGVVMALFSTQPLVIIGTTGPLLLFDESLYNFCLANGLEFLTVRVYVGAWMGIIALAIACVEGSVLVRLFTRFTEEIFTGLISILYIVETFIKLYNYFVKNPLLDEYSFIPETNETFYEELNVTEIKVVSPKTGEIISILSDKPQTLIPSHNAAGLLMNQPNTALMCTILCLGTFLGAYYLRIFRNSHYLGRSARRAFGDFGVPISIVVFALIDYLAKVKTEKLLVPEGLTPTMPNRDWIVSPAGIHKPIPLWMAMACIVPALLVYILVFMETQISELIIDKKERKLRKGNGYHMDIVVVCLMNVGCGLMGAPWCCAASVRSLTHVSAVTVMSRTHAPGDKPHIVEVKEQRVSALLVAVLIGISVLMAPLLRRVPMSVLLGVFLYMGISSTNGVQLFDRVKLFFMPVKHHGTANYVRRVQTYKMHIFTLVQILCLAILWIVKSTRAALALPFFLILMIPLRAQMRHFFTAAELRALDSKGSEHESTEDEPDFYEEAPLPG